The genome window CCTGACCTAGCAGACAGACCTGTTTTCCTCCTGCCAGGCCTTTTTTGCCCTCCCAGTAGGAGCCTGGGAAATCCCCCTCCAACCTTTTGCTGGCCTGTCACCAGAAGTTCATAAAATGAATTCATCCAGATTCTCTGAATCCTCCTTTTCCCCAGTCATGTGCCAACAGTCAGGCAATAATGCCCCACCTTGACAGGCTCTCTGTTACAAAAAGATGCAGATTCACAGGAAGACCAAGCACTTAGCATGgagcagaagaaaaaagatggagGGAGGTGAGAGTCGTGGAGCCAAGCCTGCTGCATGCAGTACCGGTGACCACAGCCCTGGTCCTGCAAAGCCCCCGCGAGACTCGCCGGCTGGGCCCTCCGTACAGCAGCCACACCTGTCTATGCCAGCCGCCTGCCGGCTGctccattttaaacatttcaaacagATCTCCAGCAGGGTGGCAAAACTGGGCACCTCTCTCCCAGCAAGAGTGAGAGCCCTAATCCAGGCATCACTTGCccctaattttatttcattttcatactCTCTGTTTAGGAGACACTGCTTGCTCCAACCGGCTCCATCTCTCCGTTACTGGTGAGGCAGGCACAGTGCTGCAGTGGTAGAATGGAAGCACCCAGGCTGACTTGCTCTCAGCCAGAGAAGACCTCCTCTCTGAGGAGGGAGAGGCCAATAAAATGGGACTCCAATAGGTAGGCTTCGCTCTGCCCTTCCACAAGTGAACACACGCCGGGAGTCCTAAAACGCCAGGCTCTGCAACCTTGCAGAAAGCCTAGTTTCCAGAGGGTAGGTATCCCATTCATCCTTTGGCATCGGGAACCAAAGGGAAGGCAGACAGATCCCGGTCGTGCACTATATTCCCAAACCTTGGCACGCACGCGAAGGCTGGGGGCGCCCCGGCGCGCCCTCCCTCCGAGGCCTCCACCACCGTGGACTCACCACTGTGCGAGCTGAACCACCTGGGTGCGATGTGCAGAGGTAGAGCATCCGCCAGCGAGGCTCGGGAGCCCAGGTACAGCATCCCGTCTCTATGGTGACTGCCGCCCGTCTCCTGGTAACCATTGCCATGGGCATAGGTGGAGTCGGACGCGGACCCTCCGCCGCCGGGCGCCCTCTCAGAGTCGCCGGTGCCCCGGGAGGCGGGGGTGTAGAGGCCAAAGGGCACCCCCCCGGCTGTGCTGGGGTCCATGCCCATGCCTGCCACCGAGCTGACCGAGCGGCTGCGCAGCCCCATGGCCCCGCCGCCCGTCCGGTAGTGCCCGAAATGGGGCGCCCCTCCCGGCGGCGGCACCGCGCTGTCATCGGTGGAGACCCCCGGGAAGGGGCCCCGGGAGCGGGCCGCCGTGCTCTGCTTGCCCCCCATGCTCGCCCGGGCCCCGGTGGGGCGGGAACCTGGAGGCCGAGACCCTCCCCCACTTCTCAGCAGCGGGGGGAGGGCTGGGCGAGCATAAAGGGGGAAGGAGTCAAAAAGGAGACccggagggagaaaagaaaaaaagcaaaagaaaaaaggaaaaaacccgCGGGGCGGAAGAGGCGGGCAGGCGGGCGGGCGGGGATCCCAAACTCAGAATTTCAAACGATCCAAGCCAAACGCATGTTTCCCCTCAAGGTCCAAAGAGGCGCAGTCCGGCGCGGGGTCCGCGCGCCACAGGCCGCCCCCGGGCTCCGAAAGCCGGGGGAGccgcagggaaggagggagggacgCGGCGGCGAGCGGCGGGCGGGCGCGGGGAGGCGCCGGAGGAGGCCGCCCGCCCCGCGGGAGGAGGCGGAGGACCGGGGGCGCCAGGCGCGTCCCCCGCCTCAGGACGCCGCGACCATGGACGGCGGCCCGGACCTCTCCAGGCCTCGAGCGGGCCGCGGCGCTGGGCGGCCAGGCGCAGCTCGGGAAGCCGCGGTCGCGTCGTGTCGCGCTCTCGCTTCAGTCGCCGCCGGCCCCGCCAGCCGCGCCACCCTGCTCGGTCCCGGGCAGCGCTCACCGGCGCTCCTCGCCGCCGTGGAGACAATGGAGGGCGGCAGAGCGCAGGCGCGGCCCgcgccccctccccctccccccgtCGGGTTAACCCTTTCGCGGCCCCTGCGGCTCCCAGGCAGCTGACGCCCCAGCAGTCCCCACCCACCGCCCGCCCCCGGCCGGCCTGTGACCTGGGCGGCCTGAGCCACTGGGCGTTAGCAACAGAAAGCAGATGTCTTTGAAAAGCCAACACTTGTTAAGTCCCCGAAAATGGCAAATTATTCAGGGGGAACCACGTATGGGGGAGGGGCAGCAATGGTTCGAGGGGGTGGGAAGGAAACACCGGGAAGAAGGAGACTTACTCCTTACGCCTACCTGGCTCTGAGGGTCACCAGTCGAGCTCCCCTCCTGGCACAAATTTGCCCCCACAGCACCCTCTGGTGGACGTGATGGTCATTCTTTCGGGGGTTCCCCATCCAAGCACCCCTCAGGTCCGTAATCTCAACATTTGGCGGGGTTTAGCTATTTGGGGGTAAACAGCGCCATGGGGACACTTGTGAATTCGGCGTGTTGCTGACACTAGGTCAGAACTTCCTATTTTGGGCTTAAGCAAATGAGTAGATTCCTTAgctaaaatgtaattttcagaATCAATAGATGTACCATAAAATGTGAATAGATATGGATATGGAAATAGAACAACGTAGCTAGAAGTGATTATAGAAACCTTCTGCCCGAGGTTGGAGCCCTGTTTTGTTTACCATGTTCTGTGTTTCGGCCTACACCACGGGCCAAGGACACGGTGGGTACTCAGTAGGTGTATTGTTGACCAAGCCTATATCATTTTGCAAGGGATGGTTCCTTTGATACCTCAGTCCGTCTTTCTCTCCTATATTCACATTCATTCACTGaacaactgtttttctttttctttttttgctttctttctttctttttttttttgagacataatctcactctgtcacccaggctggagtggagtggcctaatctcggctcaccgcaacctccgcctcccaggttcaagcgattctcctgcctcagcctcccaagtagctgggattacaggcacgtgtcactgcacccggctaattttttgtatttttagtagagacaaggtttcaccatattggccaggctggtcttgaactcctgacctcaggtaatccacccgccttggcctcccaaagtgttagaattacaggcatgagccaccacacatggcctgtttttctttttctttctttttttttttttttttttgaaatggagtcttgctctgtagcccaggctggacaacctctgccttccaggttcaagcgattctcctgcctcagcctcctgagtaaaagtctgttaaaaatttgaaaatcgggccgggcatggtgactcacgcttgtaatcccagcactctaggagatGGAGCGGGTGGagggcggggggatcacctggggtcaggagtttgagaccagcctggccaacatggtgaaaccccgtctctactaaaaaataaaaatagaaaataagtacattagccaggtgtggtagctcacgcctatgatcccaggtacttgggtagctgaggcaggagaatggctcgaacccgggaggcagaggttgcaatgaaccgacatcacatcactgcactccagactgggcaacagaaagagactgtctcaaaatatatatatatgtacatacattcataaatagtagagatgggagtttccctatgttgcccaggccggaactcctggcctcaagcagtccttccacttcagcctcacaaagtgctgggattacattatGAGCCACTGTGACAGCTAAACAACTGTTTATCAAGGGCTAGGTGCTGGCTGTGAGGATCACACAGTCCCTGGCTTAACTGACTTCTACCTATTAAATGACCccagatacttcttttttttttttttgagaaggagtctcgctctgtcacccaggctggagtgcagtggccagatctcagctcactgcaaactccgcctcccgggtttacgccattctcctgcctcagcctcccgagtagctgggactacaggcgcccgccacctcgcccggctagttttttgtatttttttagtagagacggggtttcaccatgttagccaggatggtgacCCCAGATACTTCTAAACTGGGGGGCCAAAACAAGGTGtagagaaatattaaaagaaaaccaaaagagcAAGGCTAGCCTGTCACAGATATTGATTGTTCCAGTGTGGCCAGCCTGGAAACAGGAGGAAAGCTATCTGCAAGCACGAAATACCTGGAGGTGAGCAAACAACCTTATAGAAGTAAGAGTTTTTtgctagagaaataaaaataggaagaaacaaaatgtgCCAACATCTAATAAATTATCTGTAGGTGCCTATATGAGTATGTGTATACctaaagaggaaaaacaagaaagcttAAATTTAATCCAATTTCCTCATAGAAGAAAGACTATGGTATCAGAAGAGTGGTTCAGTACTAtactaacaacaaaaaataaggtATTAGACCTCTTGAAAGATCCCTATTAGAGAGATAAATACATGATACCCATTGTAACTATCCAAATAGCTTTTGATTTATCCATTCACTCAACAGTGTTTTAgtgtatttaacaaaatatttagtaTGTAATAAATTCCAGGCACTGTAGTAGGTTCTGGGATACAGTGCTGATCCAGACAGATGGAGTCCCTGTTCTCATAGAACTTCAGAAGAAACATTTCACACCCACttgaatggctataatcaaagaGAAGGGCAATAGTAAGTATTGATGAgaggtggagaaattggaacccttgtatgttgctggtggaaatgtaaaatggtgcagctgctttggaaaacagcctgtcagtttctcaaaaagattaaATATGGAGTTACACGACCCAGCAATTCCGCTCCTACCTAGGTATAGTTCCAAGAGAAAGCAAAACGTatgtctaggccgggcgcggtggctcaagcctgtaatcccagcactttgggaggccgaggtgggcggatcatgaggtcaggagatcgagaccatcctggctaacacagtgaaaccccgtctctactaaaaatacaaaaaaaaaaaaaaaaaaaaattagccgggcgtagtggcaggtgcctgtagtcccagctactcaggaggctgaggcaggagaatgacgtgaacccgggaggcggagcttgcagtgagccgagatcgtgccactgcactccagcctgggcggcagagcaagactccgtctcggaaaaaaacaaaaaacaaaaaacatatgtctacagaaaaatgtgtacataaatgttcatagcagcattattcaaaagagccaaaaggtggaaacaacccaaatgcccatcaattgatAAAGAGgtaaaccaggccgggcgcggtggctcaagcctgtaatcccagcactttgggaggccgagacgggcggatcacgaggtcaggagatcgagaccatcctggctaacacagtgaaaccccgtctctactaaaaaatacaaaaaactagccgggcgaggtggtgggtgcctgtagtcccagctactcgggaggctgaggcaggagaatggcgtaaacccgggaggcggaccttgcagtgagctgagatccggccactgcactccagcctgggcgacagagcgagactccgtctcaaaaaaaaaaaaaaaaaaaaaaaaaaaaaaaaaaaaaaaaaaaaagaggtaaaccAAAGGTGGTgtatctatacaatgaaatattattcagccataaaaaggaataaagtactgattcATACAAGATGGATGAATCTTGTAAAATCATACTACAGGCTTAAGTCACTGCACCCCACCAATACTTATTGATCTATATAGATCAATACGTATTGATGTATGTGGAAACCAGCCATAAAagaccatatattgtatgatttcacttatatgaaatgtccagaataggcaaattcacggagacagaaagattagtggttgccatgGCTTCGGGGAGGGGAGAATGGAAAATGACTACTACtaggtttctttctgttttttaatttttatttatttatttattttttgagatggagtcttgctccgttacCCAAGCTGGTgcacagtggcataatcttggcttactacaacctctacctcccaggttcaagtgattcttctgcctcagcctcccaagtagctgggattacaggcacatgccaccatgtgacgctaattgtttttttttttttttttgagacggagtcttgctctgttgtcgcccaggctggagtgcagtggtgcaatctcagctcactgcaacttccgcctcccgggttcaagcgattctcgtgcctcagcctcctgattagctgggattacaggcacgtgccaccacacccagctaatttttgtatttttagtagagaccaggtttcaccatgtttggtcaggctggtatcaaactcctgacctcgtgatctgcccaccttggcctcccaaagtgctgggattacaggcgtgagccaccgtgcctggccgctaatttttttttttgagacaagtcttcctcagatgatccacttgcctctgcctcccagagtagctgggattacaggcatgagccactgcacctggcctctttctgtttttcttttttttttttatttttaattttttaatttttgtggttacAAAGTAGGtgtctttctgttttattcatttatttatttagagatagagtctcactctgtcacccaggctggagtgcagtggtgtgatctcagctcactgcaacctctgcctcctgggttcaaacaattttcacgcctcagccccctgagtagctgcgattacaggtgtgtgccaccatactcagctaatttttttttttttgtaaagatgaggtttcgccacattggccaggctgatctcgaactcctggcctcaagtgatccacccgccttggcctttcaaagtgctgggattacaggcatgagccactacacctggtcttatttttttaaatcacttttttttttttttttttggtaattgaatgaatttctttttgaagtgataaaaatgtttgGGAATTGGGTAATGGTGATGCTTGCACAGACTTGTAGATATACTAAGAACCGCTGAATTATACACTTagaagggtgaattttatggcatcTGAATTACACTACCATACCATATAGATCAATAAGTATTGGTGGGGTGCAGtgacttaagcctgtaatcccagcatttagggaggctgaggcaggtggatcacttgaggtcaggagttcgagaccagcctggccaacatggtgaaaccccctctctactaaaaatacaaaaattagccgggcgtggtggtgcacgcatgtaatctcagctactcgagaggcagaggcaggagaatcacttgaactagagaggcagaggttgcagtgagccgagatcaaaccactgcactcctgcctgggcaacagagtgaaactccgtctttaaaaaaaaaaaaaagtactcaagCAGGCAATGACAATACAGTATGATAGGTAAGCCTAGAATGGTGCCTGACTtgtagtaggcactcagtaaatattgttgaactaatgaacaaatgaatgactaAGTGGTATGAGAGAGAAGGAGCATGGTGCTGAAAGAAAGGCAAGAGACAGGAATAGACCATTTCAAGCCCATGCCTGAAACGTGAGTTGGAGATTAGCCAGGCAAGGAGgcagggcgggggggggggggggggggggggaaataaCTGTGTTTCAAGAGGAGAATACTGTTGCAGGCAAAGGGAACAGCCCAGATGTGAGAGAACATGCTATATTCAAGGAACTGAAAGAGGCTATAGTGCTGCAATACAAGGGGCAAGAGCCAAAGATGAATGTGGTCCTCAGGAGTAGGCAAGGAGTGTGGACCACATCCCAAGGGCATGGGGAGCTGGAAAGCCTTTTTCGGTATCATTAGAAACTGTCTGTCTAGCACCAGCATCATTGGTACTATCATTAGCACCAATAGGAAtggcctcccagcactttgggaggctgaggcaggcagattgcttgagcctaagagtttaagaccagcttgggcaacagcaagaccctgttctaTAAACAATACAGCAATGAGCTAGGTGTTTTGGCGCATGCCTctggtccaagctacttgggaggctgaggtgggaagatcacctgagcccagggagattgaggctgcagaaagccataatctcaaaaataaaataaataaaaggaaaaagaattttgatagatgatagataaaacATACCACATGCACATTAATGGTCACACGGCTAGTAAGAGCAGAGCTGGGCTCTTAAGTTTTACGATGAACATGCTCAtcaaggaatttcttttttttttcttgagacagggtctcactctgtcacccaggctgaagcgcagtggtacaatctgggctcattgcaacctctgcctcccaggctcaagggaacctcccacctcaccctcctgagtagctgggaccacaggtgcgtgccaccatgcctggctaagtttcgtatttttttagagacagggttttgccatgttgcccaaattggtcttgaactcttgggctcaagcaatcttcccatctcagcctctgaaaatgttgggattacagatgtgagccactgcacccagctgaggaATTCTTCAAAtgacaattttgttttctctgtatgCTTTCCAAAGGGGTGAAAAAGACTAGATCTACTTAACaactggtggattgcttgaggacaggagtccaagaccagcctgaccaacatggtgaaaccctgtctccagtaaaaatacaaaaattagccaggcatggtgtcaggtgcctgtaatcgcagctactcgggaggctgaggcaggagaatcgcttgaacccgggaggcggtggttgcagcaaactgagattgtgctactgcattccagcatgggcaacaaagcgagactctgtctcaaagaaaaaaaagaaagaaagaaaagaaaatgtcctgtTATCTTGTTTTGTACTTACTCACAATAAACCACCGATCCACTCACCACAACAGTCGGGGGAAGAGCTGATAAAATTGTTGCCGCCAAAGCCCTTTGCAAATGCGAGTGCATATCTATTCTATTATAGAAAGTCTGGGACTTGCACTGTTCAGAAAATAGGGGAAATGGCTTGTTAGGGCCTACTCCGGAGAACTAATGGGGAACTCCCGTCCACCTCCCTGTCTCTCCGAGCCAGAGGAAGGCGAGGGTTTCCCACAGCTTTGGAGGGCGTCCCCAGCACCCCCATCACCCCCCTTGGGGGTGGACAAATGCCTTTCAGTGAGAAACTTCCTCCTAGCACCTCTCGGAgctctttaaattttattgttttgcttgaAAAGAGACAGCTTAGAGAAATCAAGATAATGAGTAACCAAATACACATGGCCGGGAGGCTGAGCACGGGACCatgttcataaatatttgttgattgatgaAGACAGGGAAATTATTACTGGGGCTCAGGGCAGGGGTCCAAGGTTCCCAGATGTAAATGAACTGAGTAGTCAGCTAGCTCCAAATTCTGCAGAAGAGCAAACAGAAGAATAGATAGATAAAGGATCATATTCAAATTGCATGGCTCGTTGCTGATAAGAGCCCAGCCCAGGCCCTGGATTTCTGGGTTTGCTCTGTACCCTGCTTTCCTGCGACTTGGCTAGCAAGTGTACTGAATAAACACAGGTTCATGATAAATCCCCTGTGGCCTGGTCAGCAAAGTGGGATCTACTTGACAGAGGACCCTCAGTGGTCCCCAGCCTCTGATTCAGACGCAAAATCCTAAGTCCCCCAACTGACCACCCTGGCCACTCTCCCgggccaaggggaccccagagaaacctgaaaaactgaatttctgGCCATCATGAGAAAGAAGGTCATTATACCCCCTAccttttggagtttaggcacaactgaccagcattaaggTTTAAGTAGAGACcataagactgacagaacagacgCTTTGTggcaataaaataccaaattctggccgggcgcggtggctcaagcctgtaatcccagcactttgggaggccgagacgggtggatcacgaggtcaggggatcgagaccatcctggctaacccagtgaaaccccatctctactaaaaaacacaaaaaactagccgggtgaggtggcgggcgactgtagtcccagctactcgggaggctgaggcaggagaatggcgtaaacccgggaggcagagcttgcagtgagctgagatctggccactgcactccagcctgggcggcagagccagactctgtctcaaaaaaaaaaaaaaaaaaaacaaattccaacctgactctggtatagcaTTGTATAACAGATAGTAGaccctgaagaaaataaaagtattttaccccaaaatatatttcttggacatattttgaaatggctcttCAAAGCATTCTGTTGTGGGGGAAATTTTGCATCTATAGAGAATGCAGCTGGGACTTTCCTGGATTTAAGACAGATTaagaggtcaggtgtggtggctcacacctgcaatcccagtactttgggaggccaagggggcaggaggatcgcttgagcctaagagttagagatcagcctgggcaacgtagtgaaaccccatcttaacttttttttcttgagacaaggtctcgctctgtcacccaggctggagtgcagcggcaccatcttggctcattgcaacctctgcctcccgggttccagcgattctcctgcctcagcctctcaagtagctgggaccacaggtgcataccaccacacctggctaatttttgtattttttatagagattgggtttggccatgttgcccaggctggtctcaaactattgAGCTCaagatccactcaccttggcctcccaaagtgctgctctgtaaaatatttaaagaggtttattctgagcccaTATGCATGCCacatgagtgaccatggcctgggggacagtctcaagaggtcctgagaaagtgTGCCCAAGGCGGTCAGGGTATATATTGGTTTtgcacattttagggagacaggaatTGTAGGTAAAATCGTAAGCCAACACATggaaggtatacattggttcagcCTAAAGAGACAAGATATCTTGAAGGGAGTGgttacaggtcataggtggattctaagattttctgattggcaattggttgaaagagttcaACTGTGTCTAAAGACGTGAAGTcagtagaaagaaatgtttgAGTTAAGatgagggaggattgcttaagcctgggaagttgaggctgcagtaaactgagatggcacaattgccactgcactccagcgtgaaaTTCAGTCTCcaaaacacatataaaaaatttgattttggccgggcgcggtggctcaagcctgtaatcccagcactttgggaggcccagacgggcggatcacgaggtcgggagatcgagaccatcctggctaacacggtgaaaccccgtctctactaaaacaagactccgtctcagaaaaaaaaaaaaaaaaaaaaaaaaaaaaattgattttgattttgtttgattttttttgtcaaCATGGAAAGAACATTTACATGGGGATCTCAGGGTGAACAGCAATGAAGAAGCAGCCAGAGAGCTCTGGATGTTGCTCCCCAGAGtccccactttcttttttctttttttctttttttttcttttttctttttctttttcttttttttttttttgagacagagtctcactccgtcacccaggctggagtgccatggctcgatctgggctcactgcaacctctgcctcctgggttcaagtgattctcctgcctcagcctcccgagtagttgggattacagggcacctgccaccacgcccggctatttttgtgtttttactcgagatgggggtttctccacgttggccaggctggtctcaaactcctgacctcaggtaatccacccgccttggcctcccaaagtgctgggattacaggcgtgagccactgcacctggccgagtcCCTACTATTTCATGACAGTGTCATGACATATGGGTGGGAGACTCCAAAGCAGGACCTGAGGGGGCAATTGGAAAGGTTCTCCTGTTCCCTCTCCCCAAAGTTATGCTGGGCCTTTTTCctacttaagaaaagaaaaaaaaaaattggaagaacaGAGTGCACCACGGACTTGAAAACCAAAGAACCATCTTTGCCTATGAACCATGACAGGCAGATTTTGAGAACTAGATAAGTATGAACTAaagaggtgggagtgggggagggtTGCAGAAATGCTCAGGCACGATGATCTTAGATCCCACTCATTTTGGTGGGAAGCAAATTACCAAGCTATGTATACATAGAGAGCTTTAGAAGAGCTATGTCTCTATCTGTATCTATGTCCAAAGTAAAACTCAAATGCCTAAgcaggactctttttttttttttgagacagagtctcgctctgttgcccaggctggagtgcagtgaccctatatctgctcactgcaaactccacctcctgggttcaagtgattcttctgcctcagcctcccgagtagctgggattacaggtgctcgccaccatgcagggctaatttttgtgtatata of Rhinopithecus roxellana isolate Shanxi Qingling chromosome 20, ASM756505v1, whole genome shotgun sequence contains these proteins:
- the ZNRF1 gene encoding E3 ubiquitin-protein ligase ZNRF1, which codes for MGGKQSTAARSRGPFPGVSTDDSAVPPPGGAPHFGHYRTGGGAMGLRSRSVSSVAGMGMDPSTAGGVPFGLYTPASRGTGDSERAPGGGGSASDSTYAHGNGYQETGGSHHRDGMLYLGSRASLADALPLHIAPRWFSSHSGFKCPICSKSVASDEMEMHFIMCLSKPRLSYNDDVLTKDAGECVICLEELLQGDTIARLPCLCIYHKSCIDSWFEVNRSCPEHPAD